The window ATCAACTCTGGCGTCACTGCAGAGCGGGTGACCACCGTGCAGTTCGACCTGCACGGCCGTCGTGAGCATCAAGGGCGCGTGACTGCCGGTTCAGTGGCAGGGCTCCATGATGATGTCGTCGAACTCCGGGAACTCCTCGGTCGCCGGCTCGATCACTGCAGCCCCCGACCCGCGCCGGTGCCCAGCAGCTGGTCGGCGGCCTACAGGATGGAAGGACTCCGGGTCACGGCTCGATCAGTCCGACTCGGATTGCGTATCGGGTGAGCTCGAGCCGGTCCTTCATACCGAGTTTCTCCAGCAGGTTGGCGCGGTGGCGTTCGACGGTCTTGACGCTGATGACGAGGATGTCGGCGATCTCCTGGGAGGTGTGGCCCTCGGCGACGAGCTTGAGGATTTCTTCCTCCCGGTCGGTGATGGCCTTGGCGGGGATGGTGCCGCCTTCGCGGGCACGGTCGAGGTAGTTGCGGATGAGGGCGTTGACGGCGCCGGGGTAGAGGAACGGTTCGCCGCGCATGGTCGCGCGGCAGGCTTCGACGAGGTCGCGGTCGGCCACGGATTTCAGGACGTAGCCGGAGGCGCCGGCGGCCAGGGCTTCGAAGAAGTACTGCTCGTTGTCGTACATGGTCAGTATGAGGAGGCGCAGGCCGGGCTTGGTGCGGGCGAGTTCGCGGGCGGCCTGCAGGCCGGTCAGGCGGGGCATGGCGATGTCGAGGATGGCCAGGTCGGGCTGGTGGATGCGGGCCGCTTCAACGGCTTCGGCGCCGTCGCCGGCTTCGGCCACGACAGTGAGGTCGGGTTCGCTGTCGAGGATGAGGCGGACTCCACGGCGGACCAGCGCGTGATCGTCGGCGAGAAGGATGCGGGTTTCGGTCGCCTCGGGCATAGTCAGTGGCTCCGATGGGAGGTGGGCACGGTCAGGCGTACTTCGGTGCCCCCGTCGCGGGCGGCATCGAGGGAGAGGCCGGCGCCGACGAGCAGGGCGCGTTCGCGCATGCCGCTGATGCCGGCTCCTTCGGGAGCGCCGTTGATACCGCGGCCGTCGTCGCGGACGCGCAGCTCCACACCCGCGGGGGTGTGCCGGACGGTGAGCTCGACGCGGCGGGCGCCGGCATGGCGGGCGGCGTTGGTCAGGCTCTCCTGTGCGACGCGGTAGAGCACGAGCTCGGTGTCCCGGCTCAGCGGTGGCAGGTCGGCGTCGATGTGGTGGCGTACGGCCAGAGCGGAGCCGGTGAACTCGTTGGCCAGGGCTTTCAGGGCGCTGGTCAGTCCGAGCTCTTCCAGGACGCCGGGGCGCAGACGGCGGGCGATACGGCGGATTTCGTCGAGGCTGGCGCGGGTGGTCTCCTGTACCTGATGGAGTTCTTCGCGTACCGCGGGTGGGACGTGATCGGCGACGCGTTTGAGTTCGAGCAGAACGGCGGTGAGGGTCTGGCCGATCTCGTCGTGGAGTTCCTGGGCGATGCGGTGACGTTCGGCTTCCTGTGCGGACAGGGCGCGGCCGGCGCTGGCGGCACGTTCGGTCTCCAGCCGGTCGAGCATGGTGTTGAACGTCGTGATCAGTTCTGCGACCTCGCCGTGACCGCCGACGGCCGGACGAGTTCCCGGTCGAAGCAGGTCGGTGGTGGTCATGGCGCG is drawn from Streptomyces sp. NBC_01717 and contains these coding sequences:
- a CDS encoding HAMP domain-containing sensor histidine kinase codes for the protein MPLFWRIFLLNAVVLIGATALLLGPVTVSTPVLLTEAAVLTGGLAAMLIANGLLLRIGLAPLQRLTRAMTTTDLLRPGTRPAVGGHGEVAELITTFNTMLDRLETERAASAGRALSAQEAERHRIAQELHDEIGQTLTAVLLELKRVADHVPPAVREELHQVQETTRASLDEIRRIARRLRPGVLEELGLTSALKALANEFTGSALAVRHHIDADLPPLSRDTELVLYRVAQESLTNAARHAGARRVELTVRHTPAGVELRVRDDGRGINGAPEGAGISGMRERALLVGAGLSLDAARDGGTEVRLTVPTSHRSH
- a CDS encoding response regulator transcription factor; amino-acid sequence: MPEATETRILLADDHALVRRGVRLILDSEPDLTVVAEAGDGAEAVEAARIHQPDLAILDIAMPRLTGLQAARELARTKPGLRLLILTMYDNEQYFFEALAAGASGYVLKSVADRDLVEACRATMRGEPFLYPGAVNALIRNYLDRAREGGTIPAKAITDREEEILKLVAEGHTSQEIADILVISVKTVERHRANLLEKLGMKDRLELTRYAIRVGLIEP